In the Pseudanabaena sp. PCC 7367 genome, one interval contains:
- the kaiB gene encoding circadian clock protein KaiB yields MSPIRKAYVLKLYVAGNTPNSVRALKTLNDVLEKEFQGVYTLKVIDVLKNPQLAEEDKILATPTLAKILPPPVRKIIGDLSDREKVLIGLDLLYEELADES; encoded by the coding sequence ATGAGTCCTATTCGTAAAGCCTATGTGCTGAAATTATATGTGGCCGGTAATACGCCCAACTCAGTGCGAGCACTCAAAACCTTGAATGACGTGCTGGAAAAAGAGTTCCAAGGTGTATATACCCTCAAGGTGATCGATGTGCTAAAGAACCCTCAACTAGCAGAAGAGGACAAAATTTTAGCAACTCCCACCCTGGCCAAGATCCTGCCGCCCCCGGTGCGGAAAATCATTGGCGATCTTAGCGATCGTGAAAAAGTATTGATCGGACTTGATTTACTATACGAGGAGTTAGCTGATGAATCCTGA
- a CDS encoding circadian clock protein KaiA: protein MSSPILQICCLAAAQPDSNSAPQEPQFVSLIRQNLPPERYCVSAVATPIDLQARMTTQEGIQDCLVIWGEAESLRQELFSLSVLLPTVTINEHGEDQTQPDLINTVNVSPKSLEQLPQAIDQAISLFLELSPPANCALPETKSNVAIGQKIPTEPDRSPDPGNLISLAAQQGRLSAKLKERLGYLGVYYKRNSKQFWRHLSDSEKTKCRDRLDQIYRTIVLEYFKESPSSINNKIDEFVNAAFFADLSVSQVLEIHMNLMDEFSHKLQVEGRSEEILLDYRITLIDIIAHLCEMYRRSIPRDT, encoded by the coding sequence GTGTCTTCTCCCATCCTCCAAATTTGCTGCTTAGCTGCGGCTCAGCCTGACTCAAATTCAGCACCACAAGAACCACAGTTTGTGAGCCTGATTCGGCAAAACCTGCCCCCAGAGCGCTATTGTGTTTCTGCGGTGGCCACGCCGATCGATTTGCAAGCTAGGATGACCACCCAGGAAGGCATCCAGGATTGTTTGGTGATATGGGGGGAGGCAGAATCACTGCGCCAAGAATTGTTCAGCCTGTCGGTGTTATTACCAACCGTAACGATTAATGAGCATGGTGAAGATCAAACCCAACCAGATTTGATTAATACTGTAAATGTATCGCCAAAAAGTCTGGAGCAGTTACCCCAGGCGATCGACCAGGCCATTAGTCTATTTTTGGAGTTGTCACCACCGGCCAATTGTGCGCTTCCAGAGACAAAGAGTAATGTTGCGATCGGGCAAAAAATACCAACTGAGCCCGATCGATCGCCAGATCCAGGTAATCTCATCTCCCTGGCTGCCCAGCAAGGTCGTCTATCAGCAAAGCTTAAGGAAAGACTGGGATATCTTGGTGTGTATTATAAGCGGAATTCCAAACAATTCTGGCGGCATCTTTCTGACTCAGAAAAAACAAAATGCCGCGATCGACTTGATCAAATCTATCGCACGATTGTCCTAGAATACTTTAAGGAATCCCCCAGCAGCATTAATAATAAAATTGACGAGTTTGTAAATGCTGCTTTTTTCGCTGATCTCTCGGTTTCTCAAGTGCTAGAAATTCACATGAACCTAATGGATGAATTTTCCCATAAACTCCAGGTCGAGGGGCGCAGCGAAGAGATTTTATTGGACTATCGGATTACCCTGATTGATATCATTGCCCATTTGTGTGAGATGTATCGCCGATCCATCCCTAGAGATACCTAA
- a CDS encoding hybrid sensor histidine kinase/response regulator yields MESCDSTQALALFAQSNVATCSLDASALSAFYLLRRGWSYVVVLDQSNRPQGLFTAASILGWLDMREEGWSIYAHRSLRHCDLLPLPTIAHDTTIATFLKHINAHPSYLGLWALLDAGKQYSGIIETLPLLRQLATTKSDPNSFSELLQLVAQFPLPIMVCNAQAESLATNQAWRTAIPPNSFNYADYFPSQSQSAQSAQSVGLNAEPPHHAHMAVNQASHHLDQANQANQVNPDLEAFGAQADRPMVKNLRVALDPEPPLPFSHPNTHTHSNGVNGADEGAAEGIALSLNQPELLVHSGHLVGSLSNYHEGTWQFSRVKLPNSLPGLELIIATDISQQEQLAEKLAQQNTELVKLTKLKDEFLACISHELKTPLTSIIGISSMLANKNIGELSDRQSRYLSMIHQSGRHLMQIIDRMVDLAKAETGQLELNFEPVAIAQLCEHTIEQTYKLLTQEALERGLDKVHLPTIKLEIDLNLETIVADGYRLQQMLLSLLSNAFKFNQVEPEQAKLGLTVNHWDGWIAFTVWDHGIGIPEDKQHLIFQKFQQLENTLTRQFEGTGLGLVLTRTIARLHGGDVTFVSKVNEGSQFTVLLPPVPPHLLEETNSKISVATNRLVLIVDHDANDIKQTIEVITVWGYRAVVARSGTEALEKARRLQPHLILLNPELPTLSGWDALALLKQDPATREIKTIVLAGASVREKRHHQANGFLHKPLQTSSLNSFLSDQIAEPEVFVVLCLGHSLEDQIADQLRTDGHRLLEVGSLDQGDILVKIWHPDLVLLNVDQDELEEWLAQIDDSYLLLNLPILLTVPQMESMRLGQMRQQFPDLSLFGFTEDLGYESNGLSRAIANAVGHLHSPTILMAELGNPITTTSASLPASSSTASLHQYLRLAGFQIHLLDLIGNDHHRSLSQQLQTMGIDALLVCIQDLDNLTEQHHQTIEIIAQAQSHPPIIVIDGRSDPSAAIAHEGLGQLINMATAVVNQAEAIAKIVPTLQQCLLHK; encoded by the coding sequence ATGGAGTCTTGTGACTCAACTCAAGCCTTGGCACTATTTGCCCAGTCTAACGTTGCTACTTGCAGCCTAGATGCAAGTGCCCTTTCTGCCTTTTATCTGCTGCGACGTGGTTGGTCCTATGTGGTTGTGCTTGACCAATCAAATCGACCCCAAGGACTTTTCACTGCCGCTTCAATTTTAGGCTGGCTAGATATGCGCGAGGAGGGCTGGTCAATTTATGCCCATCGCAGTTTAAGACATTGCGATCTGCTACCCCTGCCTACGATCGCCCATGATACAACGATCGCTACTTTCCTTAAACATATCAATGCTCACCCATCTTATCTGGGCTTGTGGGCTTTACTTGATGCTGGTAAGCAATACTCAGGCATTATAGAGACATTACCACTGTTGCGGCAACTAGCCACAACTAAATCAGACCCAAACTCATTTAGTGAACTGCTGCAATTGGTAGCCCAATTCCCCCTGCCAATCATGGTTTGTAATGCCCAGGCCGAAAGTCTGGCCACTAATCAAGCCTGGCGGACAGCGATCCCCCCTAATTCGTTTAATTATGCGGACTACTTTCCCTCCCAATCCCAATCAGCACAATCAGCACAATCAGTTGGCCTGAATGCCGAACCGCCTCACCATGCCCATATGGCAGTTAACCAGGCTAGCCACCATCTTGATCAAGCAAATCAAGCAAATCAGGTAAACCCAGACCTAGAAGCCTTTGGTGCTCAAGCCGATCGCCCAATGGTTAAGAATCTCAGAGTAGCTCTAGATCCTGAGCCGCCGCTTCCTTTTAGCCATCCTAATACCCATACTCATAGTAATGGTGTTAATGGGGCTGATGAAGGAGCCGCCGAGGGGATCGCCTTATCATTAAATCAGCCTGAACTTTTAGTGCATTCTGGTCATCTAGTTGGCTCTCTGAGTAATTATCATGAGGGAACCTGGCAGTTCTCGCGGGTTAAATTACCAAATAGCCTACCAGGACTGGAATTAATCATTGCCACTGATATTAGTCAACAGGAGCAATTAGCGGAAAAACTAGCCCAACAAAATACCGAGCTAGTTAAGCTGACCAAGCTCAAAGATGAATTCTTAGCTTGCATCAGCCATGAATTAAAAACGCCGCTTACTTCAATTATTGGCATTTCTAGCATGTTAGCCAATAAGAATATTGGTGAACTCAGCGATCGCCAAAGCCGTTATTTGAGCATGATTCATCAGAGCGGACGGCATTTGATGCAAATCATCGATCGGATGGTGGATCTGGCCAAGGCGGAAACGGGGCAACTGGAACTAAATTTTGAACCAGTGGCGATCGCACAACTATGTGAACACACAATCGAACAGACCTATAAACTTCTCACCCAAGAAGCCCTAGAGCGGGGCTTAGATAAAGTCCATTTGCCCACCATCAAGCTTGAGATTGACCTGAACCTGGAAACGATCGTGGCCGATGGCTATCGCTTACAGCAAATGCTATTGAGTTTACTCTCCAACGCGTTTAAATTTAACCAAGTAGAACCAGAACAGGCCAAGCTAGGTTTAACGGTTAATCATTGGGATGGGTGGATTGCTTTTACGGTCTGGGATCACGGCATTGGCATTCCCGAAGATAAGCAGCATCTCATTTTCCAGAAATTTCAACAACTAGAAAACACCTTGACCAGACAGTTTGAAGGGACTGGCTTGGGGTTAGTCCTGACTCGTACGATCGCGCGGTTGCATGGTGGGGATGTAACTTTTGTTTCTAAAGTCAATGAAGGCAGCCAGTTTACAGTTTTGTTGCCGCCGGTGCCCCCCCACCTACTGGAGGAAACCAATTCTAAGATTTCAGTTGCCACCAATCGATTAGTGCTAATTGTCGATCACGATGCCAATGATATTAAGCAAACGATCGAAGTAATTACCGTCTGGGGTTATCGCGCCGTAGTTGCCAGATCGGGCACCGAAGCCCTGGAAAAAGCCAGACGCTTACAGCCCCATTTAATTTTGCTCAATCCCGAATTACCCACGCTTTCTGGTTGGGATGCACTAGCATTGCTCAAGCAAGACCCGGCCACCCGCGAGATTAAAACGATCGTTTTGGCTGGTGCTAGTGTGCGTGAGAAAAGACACCATCAAGCTAATGGGTTCCTGCATAAACCGCTCCAGACTAGCAGTCTAAATTCTTTTTTATCAGACCAAATAGCTGAACCAGAAGTATTTGTGGTGCTGTGTTTGGGACATAGCCTGGAAGACCAGATCGCCGATCAACTCAGGACTGACGGTCATCGTCTGTTGGAAGTGGGCAGCCTAGACCAGGGGGACATCCTGGTTAAAATCTGGCATCCAGATTTAGTTTTGTTAAATGTCGATCAAGATGAACTAGAAGAATGGCTGGCTCAAATTGATGATAGTTATTTACTGCTCAATCTACCAATTTTGCTGACAGTGCCACAGATGGAAAGTATGCGGCTAGGCCAGATGCGGCAGCAATTCCCCGATTTAAGTCTGTTTGGCTTCACTGAAGATTTAGGATATGAATCCAACGGATTGAGTAGGGCGATCGCCAATGCGGTGGGGCATCTCCATTCACCTACGATTTTAATGGCTGAGCTAGGCAATCCAATTACTACCACTTCTGCGTCCTTACCAGCATCCTCATCAACGGCATCGTTGCATCAATATCTACGCCTGGCTGGGTTTCAGATACATTTACTTGATTTGATTGGGAATGATCATCACCGCAGTTTGTCCCAGCAATTGCAAACGATGGGCATCGATGCATTGCTAGTTTGTATCCAAGATTTAGACAACCTGACTGAGCAACACCACCAAACGATCGAAATTATTGCCCAGGCTCAGTCCCATCCGCCAATTATTGTGATTGATGGTCGCAGCGATCCATCCGCAGCAATTGCCCACGAGGGCTTAGGGCAGTTAATCAATATGGCGACGGCAGTAGTTAATCAAGCGGAGGCGATCGCTAAAATTGTGCCAACATTACAACAATGCTTGCTACATAAATAA
- a CDS encoding DUF1517 domain-containing protein yields MKRFRTWWRSIAAIGLAFVLIFASAAPAFAARGGGRIGGGSFRRMPTRSYSAPRSRGGNYGGGGYYGRGFSGGSGFFFLPFFLGGSGGGLFGILVFIAIASVVMRSLRGFVGDGDGDGALGLGTDSNKVGVAKVQVGLLATARELQRDLTRLAMDSDTSTPQGLATILQEATVSLMRHPEYWVYVDSQKYTTGMAAAEQKFNGLLMAERSKLNAEVLSNVNNRLNGINGKQSQPELTGDAIEDPSEYIVVTLIVAAQNKALDRVGAVRSTGDLSQALSSLGAIAADDLYALEILWEPQSPEFTLSGDEVISIYPNLIRV; encoded by the coding sequence ATGAAAAGGTTTAGAACTTGGTGGCGATCGATCGCTGCGATTGGATTAGCATTCGTTTTAATATTTGCCAGTGCTGCACCAGCCTTTGCGGCCAGGGGCGGTGGCCGGATCGGTGGTGGTAGTTTTCGCAGAATGCCCACCCGTAGCTATTCAGCACCGCGTAGTCGAGGCGGCAACTATGGCGGTGGTGGTTACTATGGCCGTGGCTTTTCTGGTGGTAGTGGCTTTTTCTTCTTGCCTTTTTTCCTGGGTGGTTCCGGTGGCGGTTTGTTTGGCATCCTGGTATTCATTGCGATTGCCAGCGTGGTGATGCGATCGCTGCGGGGCTTTGTTGGTGATGGTGATGGCGATGGCGCACTTGGCCTTGGCACAGACAGCAATAAGGTGGGCGTAGCTAAGGTTCAGGTTGGTTTGCTAGCAACTGCCAGAGAACTGCAAAGGGACCTGACCAGATTGGCGATGGATTCTGATACCAGCACACCTCAAGGGTTGGCCACAATTTTGCAAGAAGCCACTGTTTCATTAATGCGGCATCCTGAATATTGGGTTTATGTGGATAGCCAGAAGTACACAACTGGCATGGCAGCCGCAGAACAAAAGTTTAATGGGCTGCTGATGGCGGAGCGCAGTAAGCTGAATGCGGAAGTCCTATCCAATGTCAACAATCGCCTTAATGGTATTAATGGCAAACAGTCTCAGCCAGAGTTAACCGGTGATGCGATCGAAGACCCCAGCGAATATATTGTGGTTACTTTGATTGTGGCTGCGCAAAATAAAGCTCTCGATCGGGTTGGGGCAGTTAGATCCACTGGTGATCTAAGTCAGGCTCTTTCCAGCTTGGGAGCGATCGCCGCTGATGATCTCTATGCACTGGAGATTCTATGGGAGCCACAATCCCCTGAATTTACTCTTTCTGGTGATGAGGTGATCAGTATTTATCCTAATTTGATTAGGGTTTGA
- a CDS encoding DUF3318 domain-containing protein translates to MPTRNYALKNTFAKTEARRLEGLLPPELQAWVKVITADGVRPKLIGSEEAGGDEVVVLIDMLRWERLAEDQRNLLFWHEVSRIQNDTIPRDGWEVAALAIGLGGAVGELWVQNGLLFLLALGICGVAGFQLWRKGSTKRDVKDLVDADQGAIKLALRNGYAMPAAYKSLGSALKILIRESNQRRDRTRLEMRLESLRSEAARARRSYGSSATS, encoded by the coding sequence ATGCCAACTCGCAATTACGCATTAAAAAATACATTTGCCAAAACTGAGGCAAGGCGTTTGGAAGGCTTACTGCCGCCAGAGTTACAAGCGTGGGTTAAAGTCATCACTGCCGATGGAGTCCGTCCCAAGCTGATTGGTTCCGAAGAGGCCGGTGGCGATGAAGTGGTGGTTCTGATTGATATGCTGCGCTGGGAGCGTCTGGCTGAGGATCAGCGTAATTTGTTGTTCTGGCATGAGGTATCTCGGATTCAAAATGACACCATTCCCAGAGACGGCTGGGAGGTAGCGGCTTTGGCGATCGGCCTGGGTGGTGCAGTTGGTGAATTGTGGGTGCAAAATGGCCTGCTGTTTTTATTAGCCCTGGGTATTTGTGGTGTGGCTGGGTTCCAGCTCTGGCGCAAGGGCAGCACTAAGCGGGATGTGAAGGATTTGGTGGATGCGGATCAAGGAGCAATCAAACTGGCGTTACGCAATGGCTATGCGATGCCTGCTGCCTACAAGAGCCTGGGCAGTGCGCTGAAAATTTTGATTAGGGAGTCAAATCAACGCCGCGATCGCACCAGGTTAGAAATGCGCCTGGAATCATTACGCTCTGAGGCTGCTAGAGCTAGACGTAGTTATGGTAGTAGTGCAACTAGCTAA
- the psbB gene encoding photosystem II chlorophyll-binding protein CP47 translates to MGLPWYRVHTVLLNDPGRLIASHLMHTALVAGWAGSMALYETATFDPSDPVLNPMWRQGMFVMPFMSRLGVTQSWGGWSITGETVADPGFWTFEGIAVAHIVLSGLLFLAACWHWVNWDLELFRDPRTGEPALDLPKMFGIHLFLSGVLCFGFGAFHLTGLFGPGMWVSDPYGVTGHVQAVAPEWGPDGFNPFNAGGVVAHHIAAGIVGIIAGLFHLTVRPPERLYKALRMGNIETVLSSSIAAVFFAAFVVAGTMWYGAATTPIELFGPTRYQWDGGYFQQEIESRVQAGINDGLSREEAWETIPDKLAFYDYIGNSPAKGGLFRGGPMDKGDGIAESWLGHPVFIDSEGRELSVQRMPNFFETFPVILKDSEGIIRADIPFRRAESKYSFEQVGVTATVYGGALGGQTFSDAPTVKKLARQAQLGEIFEFDQETLESDGVFRTSPRGWFTFGHACFALFFFFGHIWHGSRTLFRDVFAGIDPELDEDQVEWGAFQKVGDKSTRQKPVEA, encoded by the coding sequence ATGGGATTACCCTGGTATCGAGTGCATACAGTCCTACTCAATGATCCAGGTAGGCTTATAGCATCACACCTAATGCATACTGCTTTAGTAGCTGGCTGGGCCGGCTCAATGGCGTTATATGAAACCGCAACTTTTGATCCAAGTGATCCAGTTTTAAACCCAATGTGGCGACAGGGCATGTTTGTTATGCCATTTATGTCTCGCTTGGGTGTGACCCAGTCCTGGGGTGGTTGGAGCATCACCGGCGAAACTGTCGCCGATCCAGGTTTCTGGACTTTCGAAGGCATTGCCGTAGCTCATATTGTTCTGTCTGGACTCCTGTTCCTGGCTGCCTGCTGGCACTGGGTTAACTGGGATCTAGAACTGTTTAGAGATCCTCGTACTGGCGAACCAGCCTTGGATCTACCAAAAATGTTTGGCATTCATTTATTCTTGTCTGGCGTTCTTTGCTTCGGCTTTGGCGCATTCCACCTCACCGGTCTATTTGGCCCTGGGATGTGGGTTTCTGATCCCTATGGCGTTACTGGCCATGTCCAAGCAGTAGCACCAGAATGGGGACCCGATGGCTTTAATCCATTTAATGCCGGTGGTGTGGTAGCGCACCATATTGCCGCCGGGATTGTCGGGATTATCGCTGGCCTGTTCCACCTGACCGTGCGCCCACCAGAACGCCTCTATAAGGCACTGAGAATGGGTAATATCGAGACGGTACTATCTAGTAGTATTGCTGCAGTCTTCTTTGCTGCCTTTGTGGTAGCAGGTACTATGTGGTATGGCGCGGCAACTACGCCGATCGAATTGTTTGGGCCAACCCGCTATCAATGGGATGGTGGTTATTTCCAACAAGAAATCGAATCTAGGGTCCAAGCTGGCATTAACGATGGACTCAGCCGCGAAGAAGCCTGGGAAACTATTCCGGATAAATTGGCATTCTATGATTACATCGGTAATAGTCCTGCCAAGGGTGGTCTGTTTAGAGGCGGCCCAATGGACAAAGGCGATGGGATCGCTGAATCATGGCTAGGTCACCCAGTTTTCATTGACTCCGAAGGCCGTGAACTAAGCGTGCAGCGGATGCCTAACTTCTTTGAAACTTTCCCCGTAATTCTCAAGGACAGCGAAGGTATTATCCGCGCTGATATTCCATTCCGGCGGGCAGAATCGAAGTATAGTTTTGAGCAAGTTGGTGTAACTGCTACCGTATATGGCGGTGCATTGGGCGGCCAAACCTTCTCCGATGCTCCAACCGTCAAGAAGTTGGCACGTCAAGCTCAGTTGGGTGAAATCTTCGAGTTCGATCAAGAAACTCTAGAGTCTGACGGTGTGTTCCGTACCAGTCCGCGTGGTTGGTTTACCTTTGGTCATGCCTGTTTTGCCTTGTTCTTCTTCTTTGGCCATATCTGGCATGGTTCTCGGACCTTGTTCCGTGATGTGTTTGCTGGGATTGACCCTGAACTGGATGAAGATCAAGTTGAATGGGGTGCATTCCAGAAAGTTGGTGACAAGTCTACCCGTCAAAAACCAGTTGAGGCATAG
- a CDS encoding photosystem II reaction center protein T, whose product METITYVLIFAGIIGLFFFAIFFREPPKIVSKDDKK is encoded by the coding sequence ATGGAAACGATCACGTATGTGTTAATTTTCGCTGGCATCATTGGTCTCTTCTTCTTTGCAATCTTCTTTAGGGAACCACCTAAAATTGTTTCTAAAGACGACAAGAAGTAA
- a CDS encoding hybrid sensor histidine kinase/response regulator gives MVKVLVIEDMESLREEIMETLACEDFEVIGADNGTLGVELAREHLPDLIVCDVMMPGLDGFDTLKAIRQEDLTAVIPFIFLTAKSDKGDLRQGMELGADDYITKPFATAELLSAINTRLAKQAVINTKAKTELDALRNSISMSLPHELRTPLNGIMGFSEMLLEALNSEQQPDLIMIVQNIKDSAQLLYRVIQNFLLYAELELAATNGNDGIEQEQAIAATYGTDVILEIAGKKAAEYGRNSDLRLQINEAPLMMPPAKLSKIVEELVDNALKYSETGSPIEVLGETKDGFYWLEISDRGRGMTVAQIQQVGAYMQFERKLYEQQGSGLGLAIARRLSELYGGSLTLNSTPDQKTTVQVKLPLFVDKD, from the coding sequence ATGGTTAAAGTACTGGTAATTGAAGACATGGAATCGCTCCGTGAGGAAATCATGGAGACGCTTGCCTGTGAAGACTTTGAGGTGATTGGTGCGGATAATGGCACATTAGGTGTAGAACTAGCCCGTGAACATTTGCCAGATTTGATTGTCTGTGATGTAATGATGCCTGGGCTCGATGGGTTTGACACTCTTAAAGCTATACGCCAGGAAGATCTTACGGCGGTAATCCCTTTTATCTTTTTAACGGCCAAATCAGACAAGGGCGATCTGCGTCAAGGCATGGAGCTTGGTGCTGATGACTACATTACTAAGCCCTTCGCCACCGCAGAATTGCTTTCGGCAATTAATACCAGGTTGGCTAAGCAAGCGGTTATTAATACCAAGGCAAAGACCGAGCTTGATGCGCTGCGAAATAGCATTTCTATGTCATTGCCCCATGAATTGCGTACCCCCTTAAATGGCATTATGGGTTTCTCGGAAATGTTGCTGGAAGCACTGAATTCAGAGCAGCAGCCTGATTTAATCATGATTGTCCAAAACATTAAGGATTCTGCCCAGCTACTATATCGTGTGATCCAAAATTTCCTACTCTATGCTGAACTAGAATTAGCCGCTACAAATGGGAATGATGGCATAGAACAGGAGCAAGCGATCGCCGCCACCTATGGAACTGACGTAATTTTAGAAATAGCTGGTAAAAAAGCAGCAGAATATGGCCGTAATTCTGATTTAAGGCTGCAAATAAATGAAGCACCTCTTATGATGCCGCCAGCTAAATTGAGCAAGATTGTCGAAGAGTTGGTTGATAATGCACTGAAATATTCTGAGACTGGCAGCCCAATCGAGGTTCTGGGCGAAACAAAGGATGGTTTCTACTGGCTAGAGATTAGCGATCGTGGTCGAGGAATGACCGTGGCGCAAATTCAACAGGTAGGTGCATATATGCAATTTGAGCGCAAGCTTTATGAACAACAGGGTTCCGGTTTGGGCTTGGCGATTGCTCGGCGGCTAAGTGAGCTATATGGCGGCAGCTTAACCCTCAACAGTACCCCTGATCAAAAAACTACGGTGCAAGTTAAATTACCGCTATTTGTGGATAAAGATTAG
- the radC gene encoding RadC family protein, translating into MTYSLRIADMSESERPRERLLNHGVKQLASAELLAILLGTGQGAGKLSAVGLGQLILQTIGAGYDDPVASLQAVTVQELMAIPGVGPAKATAILAAIELGNRAFFAKPPERAEITDPSIAAAALSQELMWQEQEKLAILMLDGRNRIITKQVLTIGTATETLAHPRDIFKAALKGGAVKLIVAHNHPSGNTEPSAEDIQLTGQLLEAGAVLGMPLLDHLILGNGSFTSMHEATTVWQKFAARNPCPASP; encoded by the coding sequence ATGACCTACTCATTGCGGATCGCCGATATGAGTGAAAGTGAACGCCCCAGGGAGCGCTTGCTCAATCATGGCGTGAAGCAGCTTGCCAGTGCGGAATTGTTAGCGATCTTGCTAGGCACAGGGCAAGGTGCAGGAAAACTCTCGGCAGTGGGTTTAGGGCAATTGATCCTGCAAACGATCGGTGCGGGCTATGATGATCCGGTTGCCAGCTTACAAGCAGTTACGGTTCAGGAATTAATGGCGATCCCAGGCGTTGGCCCTGCTAAGGCAACCGCAATTTTGGCGGCGATCGAATTGGGTAATCGGGCTTTTTTTGCCAAACCACCGGAACGCGCTGAAATCACCGATCCTTCGATCGCAGCGGCGGCACTCAGTCAAGAATTAATGTGGCAGGAGCAAGAAAAGCTGGCAATTTTAATGCTGGATGGTCGGAATCGGATTATTACCAAACAAGTCTTGACGATCGGCACTGCCACTGAGACTCTAGCTCATCCCCGCGATATTTTCAAAGCGGCATTAAAAGGTGGTGCAGTTAAGCTGATCGTGGCTCATAATCATCCTTCCGGCAACACCGAGCCCAGTGCCGAAGATATTCAACTCACCGGGCAATTATTAGAGGCAGGGGCCGTACTGGGAATGCCTTTATTAGACCATCTGATCCTTGGCAATGGCAGTTTTACTAGTATGCATGAGGCAACCACGGTCTGGCAAAAGTTTGCGGCGAGGAACCCCTGTCCTGCTTCACCTTAA
- a CDS encoding Tll0287-like domain-containing protein → MLKNLRLGSKFNLLLIGVFLIGILLSGTALSVILSRNAADQISLKASILIQTMNAVRQYTNDQVNPELAPRLEVEDDFLPETVPGYSAREVFEYFRSDPEYRDFFYKEATLNPTNLRDKADPFETELVNSFRENDSLKELRGNRSLPSGNLYYIARPIKIVQETCLRCHSTPEAAPASQIATYGDQNGFGWQLNEIVGAQIISVPAAEIFKTAQNVLFLVLLTVCIVFAIIILAINIMLRKAVISPLNRMAAVAQDVSTGKMDSKFQQDSHDEIGVLAAAFERMKLSLVMAMEMLNSGGDRQDRQN, encoded by the coding sequence ATGCTAAAAAATCTCAGGCTAGGTTCAAAATTCAATTTGCTGCTGATTGGTGTGTTTTTGATCGGCATTTTGCTCAGCGGCACCGCTTTGTCTGTCATTCTCAGTCGCAATGCTGCTGATCAGATCTCCCTCAAGGCTTCGATCTTGATTCAAACCATGAATGCGGTGCGCCAATATACCAACGATCAGGTTAATCCAGAGCTAGCGCCAAGATTGGAAGTAGAAGACGATTTTTTGCCGGAAACCGTGCCAGGGTATTCAGCCAGAGAGGTGTTTGAGTATTTCCGCAGCGATCCGGAATATCGAGATTTTTTCTATAAGGAAGCAACTTTAAATCCTACTAATCTGCGGGATAAAGCTGACCCATTTGAAACTGAGCTGGTAAATAGTTTCCGTGAAAATGACAGCCTGAAAGAGTTAAGGGGTAACCGATCGCTACCTAGTGGCAATTTGTACTACATTGCCCGCCCCATTAAAATTGTCCAAGAAACCTGTTTGCGCTGCCATAGTACGCCGGAAGCTGCCCCAGCCAGCCAGATTGCTACCTATGGCGATCAAAATGGCTTTGGTTGGCAACTGAATGAAATTGTCGGTGCCCAGATCATTTCTGTGCCAGCGGCAGAAATTTTTAAAACTGCTCAAAATGTGTTGTTTCTAGTGCTGCTAACTGTTTGTATTGTGTTTGCCATCATTATCTTGGCCATTAATATCATGTTGCGGAAGGCCGTAATTAGTCCCCTCAATCGCATGGCGGCAGTGGCTCAGGATGTCAGCACTGGCAAAATGGATTCTAAGTTCCAGCAGGATTCCCATGACGAGATTGGGGTTTTGGCGGCAGCGTTTGAGCGCATGAAGCTAAGCCTGGTGATGGCAATGGAGATGCTTAATAGTGGGGGCGATCGCCAGGATCGACAGAACTAA